From the Salarias fasciatus chromosome 5, fSalaFa1.1, whole genome shotgun sequence genome, the window CTTTGTGCTTGGCTGCCTTCTTGCTGGGCCCTTGGCCGGTGCAGCTGATCTCTCCCACGGAGACGCGGAAAGTGAAGTTGGGCTGGTGGGCCTGTCCTTCGGCCTTAAGCAGGTCATACACTGGGGTCTTGCCTATCCGCGTTCCATACTCCTGCAGCAGACTGATGGGCGTCTTTCCGGGATTCACAGCCAGCATTTGCTCAATActacatgaaagaaaaagaaatgcatgaaatgaagTGTACTGTGGCTTTTGATTTATGCACAGAAATGTTGAACCAGCTGCTCGAGATGGAGGTAAGAGCAATCTTTTCAGGGAACTGATCCGTCACACTGAAAAAtagatctttttttaaagttgtgaaTAGATGCATTATGATCATTTTGTTAAATTGAAATATGTGGTTCATGTATATGTGTTTAATGGAGGAATTACTAACATAAACCAAAGCATTAAATCTAATTCTAATTATTGATGGAAAGAGAGAATGTGCAGATTAGTAAGATACTAGAAAAAGTCATGCATTTTATTTCAACTTGACTGCAAACTGCAATTTAATAGCTGTTACATAAAATCAGGACAGCTCAGACATATAGCTATTAATACTCTTGCCTCTATGCAGAAGAACTTGATTGAATAATTATTCTAGGGACTTTCTGAGTTGTTTTATGGATGACAGAACTTCATGCTCAATATGTATAGAGCATTAGCTCTGTGATCTTTATCACGATAAAGAAGGATCATAAGATGGAAGGACTTTTGATGTGTCACATATAGTTCCAGCCCTAATCAGTGTAATCAATAATCTTTATACCTGACTGCCTACTGTTCACAGAGACTGGACAGATTAGCTGTCCAGTCTCTGTCATGTATCACCGTTAATACATGCGGTGTTATAACGTAATAATACTTATGTTTTCATAATCCTATGATTGTATTCACTATACCTGTAGCTTTTATTATATGTTCAGTAATGTATCGTCTTTATAAAACTATAAGAACAAATCACTCAACTACAACCGCCCTGCAAAATATTCAAGTTAAAAGAGTAAACTGATTGTTTTGTTTGCGAGCTGGAAGCAAGAGATAAACAATACATTTTACTGACTTTCTGGCCCGTAATAAAGACCAAACACCTCACAGTTTTAACTTTATATGACTTAAATGATTACAGATGAAAGCAATATACAGTAAGCATCTGTAAGAAGACATTTCTGCTTGTTTAACGTGGTTAGTCAGAGTGTTCAGCGTTAGCTTAGCCGCACCTGGAGCACCCGGAGTTTCTCTTCCAGCTGTCCGATGCTGTCTCGTCGTTCATTCCCTATTTCACGCAGACAGAGCCGGTCGGTTTCGGATGGAAAATCCCCCCCACCAGAACAGACACTTGCTTTCATTAGATGGTGCTTATTATATCCCCAGACAGACAGGCAGCGACATGTGAAGAGTGGACTGCGCGCCTCCTCCGACTCTGGACTACAGCTGAGCCGCTCAGACGCGCACTTATGACGTAATGGGCTCGCAGTAAATCTAGGCCGCTGATTGGTCCAGACACACGGagctctgcagcctcttccAACGATTTATGTACAGACGTGGataaaattgttggtacccttcgtttaatgaaagaaaaattcacagtggccGTGGCAGAGAAACGACTTCAATCTGACAAAAGTAGCGATAAAAAATTCTATGACAATGAAAGTCAGGTATTGCTTTacaaccatgcttcaacagaattatttttaaaaaataaactcatgaaacaggccGGGACAAAAATGTTGGTACCCTCAACTTAATATTTAGTTGCACAACCTTATGAAGCAATCACTGCAATCAAATGATAACTGTCAATGAGACCTTTCAGCAGGTATTTTGGCCCACTCCTCATGAGTAAACTGCTCCAGTTGCCTCAGGTTGGAAGGGTGCCTTCTCCAGACGGCATGTTTAAGCTCCTTCCAAAGATGTTCgatggatttaggtcagggctcaTAGAAGGCCACTTGAGAATAGTCCAATATTTTCCTCTTAGccattcttgggtgtttttagctgtgtgttttgggtcattgtccTGTCACAAGACCCatgacctgcgactgagaccaagctttctgacactggccagcacatttctctctagaatcccttgatagtcttgagatttcattgtaccctgcacagattcaagacaccctgtgccagatgcagcaaagcaATGCAATAAAAACTGTTGCTGCATGTAATTAGTTTAacttaatgaaatgaaaaagaaaactgtcttGTTTGTCTACTCACAATCAATTtaactcatttgttttttttgtgattagtTTCTAGAAAGTGACTTTATTTATCCTAAAAGGCaatacattaaaacatatttatcaGAGTGTTACATTCTTCTGCTGAAGAGGATTAATAACCAGTCTGTTTCAGCTTGTTAATGAAGTGAAGTCCATTGCCTTTAAAGTTCAAAGTGGTATTATACCTgcctcagtgtttctcttcagacgAATATGGACACTGTGAAAGATGGAAAAATATTTGTAATTGCCACTAAAAAAGCACCAACAATGTACTGAGCAAAGGCAGTGAATGCTtatatgcaataaaaaaaatcataatgtCATTATTATGTGTCGACTTTTcgggaaaaaaagaatttgaTTCATTTTGGAAAAGAATTGTGACAAGATAAAATATGGAAGAAAGTGTTACTTTCGAAATACACTGTAAATCTGTCACTCTCTCTAATACACTGTGATCCATACTTAATAAActcttaaagtttttctttttcgtgTGCGTAAATTCAATTCTTCACGGGCTGATTGATTCCTTTGACAGGTGAGGTTTTTTGTCTCGGCGTCAGTAAAAGTTGTGGTTAGTTGTTGTAATTCTTCCCCCTGGCCTGCAGGTGGCGGTGATGCGGCGGCTCACTGCATGCAGCTCGATGCGGTGAAAGAGAAGGATCCATGAGAAGGATGCGCCAGCTCAGTGGGTGAAGCTGTCCAGCTCCCCTGCCGACTTCTCAGTCGGTGAATTTCACATAAACTATCTATCCGCTGTATGAACGATGTCTTCGGTTCAGAGTTTTAGAGATTTTATCTGTGAGCGGCTGACTGCTGCCGCCGTTGAAATATTCACTGCGTATGAACAGACTGTGGCCCAATACGAGTCAGAGATTAGCCGCCAAAGAAAACTGCTGGATAACAACTGGACATCTCCGGTGGAGGTGCACAGAACAGGTCAGTAAAACTGCAATCATCCTGACAAAATGACATGTACCTAATTCTACTGTATCCAGTCAGAGGACTAGTATGTTATCAAACAGGCCCTGAGTTTGAGTTGCATCTCACGCGTGGATGAGGGGTCATCAGGGTCAGTCATATGTATGTATTGGACATATAGGTGACATTACCTTTGTTATGTCTATTTCTGTCAACACTAAACCTGAGCCTCTGGCGTCATTAATTAAATTTGGCCATATACTGTGTGACACTGCAATttggaaatgtgtgtatttaaaTATGACTTATTTCATAAATCTGTTTTACGGGAGCTTAACATTGCTTTTATACAAAACGTGTAGGAAATGTATCATGAGGGTCGGCTGTTGACTTTATATCTTCATCGTATTTAAACCGATATCCAAACTTATTTTCCATGACGGTTGTGTGATCATATTCGAAATTAAAACTGACTTAATTACATAAAGATGCATTTCCTTATGTGAGTGACACACTGCACATATCAGCATCACTGATGCCTCTTTAAGAGGGTGTTTGCTCACTtatgtgtttgtcctgtgtgcTGTTGTCCTTTCAGAGACCCCTCAGAAAAATGTCTGTCAGGATGTGGAGGTTCTCTCTGAACAACGGCTCCCTAATAACGAGAGGCGCTGCAGTGCAGACCAGGACGAACCAGAACCTGCGTGTATTAAAGAGGAACCAGATGAGCAGGGCAGCGATCAGGAAGAACCGCTGCCAATAAAGTTGGAGACTGAcaacaatccatccattcatccatcctctcctccaccttATCCTGTTGAAGATTATACTGACAATTATATGGAAGCAACAACTGACGAGGAGCAAAATGGCAGCGATCACGAATCAGACAGTGGCCGGCTTCGCTTTCACAACACCCCAACAGCTCTCAACCAGAATCAGAAGGAAAGCCATCATCTTGACTCAACATCCAGTACGGATGCAGCAGTGAGGCCAACCAGGAGACCACGTAGAAGTGTTGTCAGTGTTGCTCCCGTATCAGAGAGTCAGTGTGATATTAAGCCGCGTAAAAAGACAAGAAGACGCAATGTAAACGGAAAGGCTCGCGTGGGTAATCCCAGAAGAAAACGATCGGGTAGAATACACACAGATGAGAAGCCGTGTTGTTGTGAAGCATGTGGGAAAGGTTTCAGAGACAATTACACCTTGTCGGTCCATATGAGAACCCACACAGGTGAAAAACCCTATGTTTGCAATACATGCGGGAAGTGTTACAGAAACAGGCATGGCCTGGTAAACCATATGAGAAAtcacacaggtgaaaagccGTACGTTTGCAAAACATGTGGAAAGTGTTACAAGCACAGCAGCGGCTTGTCGTACCACAGGAGAAATCACACAGCTGAAGCAGTGTATTCTTGTAAAATTTGTGGAGAAAATTTCCGAGAGAGTTGtgatttgttggtccacatgagcacacacacagtgaagaacCTGTATAGCTGCAAAGACTgtgggaaaaaattcaggctaCGTCGTGACTTGCTGgctcacatgagaactcacacaggtgagactCTGTATCCTTGTCCACAGTGTCATAAAACTTTCAGTCTTAGTCGTTACCTAATTGtgcacatgagaactcacaggTGAGAGGCCATGTTTTTGTGCAACATGCAGGAAAAAGCTCAATCGACAAGAACCTGGGAAAAAAACTAACATTGATGAAAAGGTTTTGAAAGTTGAGAACCATGTACAAACTCACTCAGCTTATACTTAACACTATTCAAAAACTGTTCGATTGTGCCTCAGTTGCCAGCATCTGATTTCGTAATGCAAGATTTATCTGGCAAAATGTATGTTCTGTGTGAAACTGTTTAAGCGGTTTGCAGCTGTGTCATTTTCTGACGTTGTACTTGGTAAGTCCAAATGGCAGTTCAAATGTTGGCTATACCTTGTTTCAGTATCTAGTCATTATTACACAAAATGTCATGTAGAACATTTTAACCTGTTAACCTATGTTATCAGTTCTTGCACTAAACGACAGTGGATTCAGTGGATTGCTCGATTGACTGCAGCATGAACTCTGTGTTTTAACCTGTATTTGGCTCGGTTTTTGGGAATTGAAAGTGCATTGAGTTAACTGCCAAGTTTGTTGTAATAATTCCATGGAATGGATTGACGTGggtcattttacattttatattaaaacttttcttcctGAAGGCTTTAacctgtgttttgtgtgtgtgtgtaatgcatAAAATACTGCATTATTTGACATTTGAGCTTACTCCTGAATTGAAGAATATTAGGCTATATTTCCATTACTGCATGTGCAAACATTCTAGGTAAAATTAGCATTAAATTAACCAGGGCATCTGTCCAAAGCGTTTCTCCACTACgtgaaaaattacattttgattGTTATTCCAATCTAACCTACACATTGCAAGTGAATGATTTCAAAATTAACCCAGAGGGGGCGGGCGTCTGAATATGGAGGCTGTAAAAATCAGATAATCTATAACTTACCTAAAATAACCAAACCGACCAAAATGATTTCTTGCCGAGCACTCCTATCCTAATTTTAGACATCATCAACGTCCAAATATCAAGACAAGATATGGCTTGTCTTTCAGCCAAAGCCCGGGCAGCAAATTGATAATTTCTGCAAACTTGTTTTCATCATAATCTGTGTTTAAGTAAAAAGAAGGCCACTTTTACAACTCTGCAAACTCTGGCTTGAGGCTTAACATGCCTCTCGAACTCCTCACTAATCTTGTGCTGTAATTCGCCCCGCTGGCCTTGGAAGGAGTGAAAAGAAGGGGATTTTCCACCTCACTTCAATTCAAAACCCCCGTTGAAACTGGTGGGCCTGAAAGGATTTTGCACTTTGTATAATTCTCCATCAAACTGACTTGTGCTGTTCAAATCCAACCCATGACCACTCTCCAAAATACAAGGAATGTTTCTTCCTTttgaaagggagtttttccttcccCAGTTGCTTATTACGTGCTGCAGTTTTTGATCTATGATTCCAAAAGTATTAGGGAGTTCCCCGAATCAATTCACAGTTctgaaaagaaggagaaaattaaatttaaaaatatttgtaattttctgCCCGCGTTGAGCTTTTCAGTGACATGAAGCTTTGCCACTGATGTTCACGGCACTTCCCTGAAAGtgagcttgatttttttttttttttttacgtaacTTAGGTTTTGTTTACAATGTGATTGCCACTGTTATTTTAAGCTGTCAGTCTTTTTCTTCAAACTGTTGTGGCCTTGCCAACAAATCCACAATAATTCAACAGGAGGTGCATGTCACAATCTTCTTTTGCAGAGCAAATCTGTTTCAACACCTTAATGCCCTCAAACCACTCTTATTTCAGGCTTGCACTGCTGGTCAgggtcagaaacagaaaagagatATTGAATTCAATCTTTGCAGGTTGTAAACATTTCTGAACAGTTTTTGCTCCAAGCTTTCGCTGGGTGTCGCTATGCAAGAGCATTTGCTTTGACAGACTATTGTTGTAATCTTCACTGCAATCAACTGATGTTCCTGAAGTTAACCAGGAGGGGGCGACAATTAGTCAGAAatctctggtcctgcagagaaTCTTTC encodes:
- the LOC115388325 gene encoding zinc finger protein 37-like; the encoded protein is MSSVQSFRDFICERLTAAAVEIFTAYEQTVAQYESEISRQRKLLDNNWTSPVEVHRTETPQKNVCQDVEVLSEQRLPNNERRCSADQDEPEPACIKEEPDEQGSDQEEPLPIKLETDNNPSIHPSSPPPYPVEDYTDNYMEATTDEEQNGSDHESDSGRLRFHNTPTALNQNQKESHHLDSTSSTDAAVRPTRRPRRSVVSVAPVSESQCDIKPRKKTRRRNVNGKARVGNPRRKRSGRIHTDEKPCCCEACGKGFRDNYTLSVHMRTHTGEKPYVCNTCGKCYRNRHGLVNHMRNHTGEKPYVCKTCGKCYKHSSGLSYHRRNHTAEAVYSCKICGENFRESCDLLVHMSTHTVKNLYSCKDCGKKFRLRRDLLAHMRTHTGETLYPCPQCHKTFSLSRYLIVHMRTHR